The DNA sequence caaacatcagagaaatgcaaatgaaagccacAGTAAGATATAAATTCACagctattagaatggctattatcaaaaaccaAGAGATAACAAgcgctggagaggatgtggagaaaaaggaacccatgTGCATTTGTTCATGCAAATTTAAATCAGTACAGTCAATATGGAAACAGTggggaatttcctcaaaaaatcaaaaatagaactatcatgtGATCCAGCAAGCCCCCTTTCTGGGGATATATccagaggaaatgaaatcatgATCTCGAAGAGATATCCGCACCCCCACATGAATTGCAGCATTAATCACCATAatcaagacatgaaaacaagTGTCCATTTGCAGATGAAGGAATAACGATGATGTACAATGGAAGATTATCccagcattaaaaaaatggaatttgcCATTTGTGTCAccatggatgagccttgagggtattaggctaagtgaaataagtcagagagactAAGACTGATCtaacttttatgtggaatctggAAAAGTCGgactcacagaaacagagtacAGTCTTGGTTGGCAGGGCTGGAGAtgtgagaaatggggagatgctgaTCAAGGGAACAAGCCTTCAGTtgtaagatgagtaagttctggggaatctaatgtacagcatggtgactacagttaacaatactgacCTGTATCCTGGAAAGGGCTAAGAGAGTAGATCGTCAACGTTTTCACAACTACCACcactacacacacaaaaaagatcaTGCTTATGTGACACAATAGATGTGTTAACTAATCATCttttgataatcatttcacaacatagaCATGTGTCAAGTCATTAAACTGTACACCTTAAGCAGACACAATGTTATATggcaattttatctcaataaagctggaaaaaacacTAGGCTTAGCAAATTTCCAAGATTAAAATCATAAGGCATATGTTCTCTGACAACAGAACTAAATTACAAATGAATAAcaatgaaatatgttttaaagttcCAAATATATGGTAATTAAGCATGGTATTCTACATAGCCCATTGGTTAAAGAAGGAGGCACAGGGGAAATAATTTTGCAAACTGAATGTAAAAAGTACCAAATTTAGTGATTTTCAGCTAAAGTAGTGTTTAGGTAaactatataaacatttatataagaaaagaagtaaaactcaaaTCAATAATCCAAACTTGCACTTAAAAAGGTAGAAGAGAAGATAAAAGATAATGCCaagaagatcagtaggggaagaaagggataaagaaaggggggggggtaatcagaagggggaatgaaacatgagagactatggactctgagaaacaaactgagggcgtcagaggggaggggggtgggggaatgggataggttggtgatgggtagtaaggagggcacgtattgcatggtgcactgggtgttatatgcaactaatgaatcatcgaactttacatcggaaactggggatgtactgtatggtgactaacataatataataaaaaaacattaaaaaaataaaaataataaaaataaaaatgtagaaaagaagataaaagataatGCCAAGtaattcttgaattttaaaatccaaGTGACACcgaaagtattttttcttttcctagaccTGAGTGTGTAGATTCAGGCTTGCAGGTCAGAAGGAAGAAGTCGGTCCCTATAGTTCAGAGGCCTCAGACAGGATCCACGAGCTCAGAGCTAGGAGGAAAAAGAGATCACTCTATGCCTCTCTTCCCACTCCCATACTGACCACTATAAAagcacattcacaagaaacaggAACCATTCTCATGACCCatgggttttggttttatttagtaGCTCAGAGAAGTACAGAAGGATGTGTTTTCATAAAGACTCCTAGTCCCAAAAGATAGATGGTAATAAGAATAGAATAAATCCAAGGAACTGAGCTGAGAGCATCTTTATCCCATTAATCGTTGTAAACAATAAGCACACAGGAATGTTCCATGCCATATCAAGTGGGGATTTTCACTTAGAACAGACAGTGCTCCTCAAAATGTGCTTGCGAGTCACCTGTGATGTAATTAAAACCCAGATTTGGATATAGTGGATCTAAGTGAAAAATATGGTGCTAAATTTCTAACAAACCCCAAGATGATCCCGTTGCTGCTGGCCTGTGGACCACATGTTAAGGGACAAGAGCCTAGATGAAGAAGTGaaactcattttttccccagacCTGAGATTTTTAGCTGAGATATTTGAGACATATTCATAGAGAATATCAAAATACGTCATCAGAATACAAGGATATTTTAGCCAAAAGTTTAGTTATGATTTATTGGAAACTGGAGGCAGTCCCATCTTAGTGACCACATTTCTTCTGAGGCCATTCTTCAAGGCTTGCTTTACATCTTTGTTCCGCAGACTATATATCAATGGATTAAGCACCGGACTTACAAAGGTGTAGAAGATAGCTATGATTTTGGATTCCTCAACAGTCTTATCCGTGGGTGGTCTTACATACATGCAGAAGAGTGTCCCATAAAACAGGGTCACAGCCATCATGTGGGAACCACAGGTGGAAAATGCCTTGCGCCTTCCCTCCGCTGATCTGATCCGGAGGATGGCAGCAATAATGAAGGCATAGGACACCAGAATGATGCTGAGGGAGTTGGAGAGGTTGAAGCCAGCTGATATGAGCATGGCGTGCTCTTTGACATAAGTATCAGAGCAAGAAAGCTTAATCAGCGGCGGGTCAGCACAGTAGAAGTGGTTGATGACGTTGGATCTACAGAAGCTCAAGCGGAAGGTCAGGACGGCCTGCAAGAGCCCATCTGAGAAGCCGTAGACATAAGGAAACGTGGCCAAGCAGATGCAGACTCTCCTGGACATTTTCATACTATAGCGCAGGGGGTTACATATGGCCACATAACGGTCATAGGCCATTGCTGCCAGCATGTAAAACTCAGTGAGGAGAAGCGCGATGAAAACATAACACTGTGTAAAGCAGCCAGCAAAGGTGATGGTCTTCTTCTCTGATAAGAAATTAGTCAACATCTGCGGGGTGGCATTTGAGGCATAGCACAAGTCTACAAAGGCCAAATTagtgaggaagaagtacatgggtgtgtgaaGGCGAGAGTCCAGCCTGATCAATAGTATCATGCCCAGGTTGCCCAAGAGGGTGGCGAGGTACACACCCAGAAACAGCACAAAGAGGAGAGGCTGGAGCTCGGGGCGATCTGTAAACCCCAGGAGAATGAATTCCCTTATTGCACTGTCATTCGTGATGGACATTTTCTGAGCGTCCAGACCTGCGCTGGAAACAATAGAAATAAAGCAGACAGGAAGGTACAAATCATATTACTGACTattgaagtgatttttttctcagtaCCTCCATGTGTCATTCAAAATGAATACTACCCTAAACAGATTCTGTACTTCTACTAACCCGttatttcatttgtctttgtATTGAATTACTACTGTATTTCTCTAGACACCGATGGTTATACCTACAGCTATACTTAGAGATAACTATACTTATATCTGTTCCTATATCCATATATACAACTGAGCTACatatcctctttctctctgcaataTTTTTTGCCTCTCAAACTCTACTTATCCTATAAGGCCCCGTATGTTTGATGCTTCCAGCCCACCCTACATACTTCTCATTCATTCTGTAGCACATTATATCACCATAATATGTCTATTTTCCATTCTTCATATTGTTCTTCCTCAGGGGCAGGGACAAAGTCTAGCTCATTATTGCActgtgacttctttttctttttttttaagattttatttatttatttagaaagagagagcatgggggggtggcgggggaggggcacaggaggataaagaatctcaagcagactcagccgGTTGGGAGGCTtaatcccacaacactgagaccatgacatgagctgaaatcaagagtcggacgctccaggaactgagccacccagatgccctgcaC is a window from the Ursus arctos isolate Adak ecotype North America unplaced genomic scaffold, UrsArc2.0 scaffold_23, whole genome shotgun sequence genome containing:
- the LOC123000389 gene encoding olfactory receptor 5M11, yielding MSITNDSAIREFILLGFTDRPELQPLLFVLFLGVYLATLLGNLGMILLIRLDSRLHTPMYFFLTNLAFVDLCYASNATPQMLTNFLSEKKTITFAGCFTQCYVFIALLLTEFYMLAAMAYDRYVAICNPLRYSMKMSRRVCICLATFPYVYGFSDGLLQAVLTFRLSFCRSNVINHFYCADPPLIKLSCSDTYVKEHAMLISAGFNLSNSLSIILVSYAFIIAAILRIRSAEGRRKAFSTCGSHMMAVTLFYGTLFCMYVRPPTDKTVEESKIIAIFYTFVSPVLNPLIYSLRNKDVKQALKNGLRRNVVTKMGLPPVSNKS